Genomic DNA from Noviherbaspirillum saxi:
CCGTTGGACATGAAAGACGTGTGGTCGCGAATCGAGGATATTCGAGCGACGCACGCGGGCGATGGGGTCAATATTTATGTCATTGGCTTCGCGCAGTTAGTTGGTGATCTGATCGATGGCCTTTTCCAGGTAGCGACTTACTTTATCATTGCGGCGCTGATAGCGATTGCGATTATCTACCTGTACACTCGCTGCGCGCGAAGCACGATGCTGGTGGTGGCCTGTTCGCTGGTTGCTGTCACTTGGCAACTCGGGATTATGGGTCTCGTCGGGCTTGACCTCGACCCATACTCGATCCTCGTACCATTTCTGGTGTTCGCCATTGGGATCTCGCACGGGGCGCAAAAAATGAACGGTGTGATGCAGGACATCGGTCGTGGCACACACAAATATGTTGCTGCGCGCTACACGTTTCGACGTCTATTCGTGGCAGGGCTGACGGCCTTACTGGCAGATGTCGTGGGGTTTGCGGTACTGCTGTTGATCGACATTCCTGTTATCCGTGGGCTTGCCCTGGCGGCAAGTCTAGGCGTCGCCGTCCTGGTTTTCACTAACCTGGTACTGCTGCCAGTCCTACTTTCGTATACCGGGGTGAGCCCGGCAGCGGCGCGACTCAGCCTTGTCGAGAACGAGCAGCATCCGTTCGTGCGGCTCTTTGTTCCTTTTACACGGCCCATCGGCGGTCGGATAGCGCTCGGCATTGCGACGGTGGTGGCAATGGCAAGCTTCATGGTGAGTCTTCAGTTGAAGATCGGCGATCTGGATCCGGGTGCGCCCGAGCTGCGCAGCGACTCTCGCTACAACCGGGACAATGCCTACGTGACTTCGCACTACCAGCTCTCTACGGACCAGTTTGCAGTCATGGTCAGAACCGCTCCCGGAGGTATCAACGACTATAAAACTGTTTTGGAGATGGACCGCTTGGAGGAGCTGTTGCGCGATTTGCCGGGTGTTCAGATTACCACCTCAGTAAGCAGCTTGGCTCGTGCCTACACGGCGGCGGGCTTCGAGGGCGACCCGCGCTGGATGACATTAAGCCGCGACCCCTTCACGATGACCGATGTGATTAACAACGTATACGTCTCGAATCCTGAACTGGTCAACGGAGAACGGTCGGTGGCTCCCATCGTAGCCTTCCTAGTGGACCATAAGGCCGAAACACTACAGCGCGTGGTTGATGTGGTGCAGAGCTTTGCGTTGACGCATAACAACAGCGAACGCCGGTTCCTTCTGGCGGCCGGTAGCTCTGGTATCGAGGCCGCGACCAATATTGCGGTGGCCAAGGCCAACCGCATCATGCTGCTTCTGGTTTATGCCTCGGTGGTGGCACTTTGCTTCATTACATTTCGCAGCTGGCGTGCCGTCGTCGTGGCGGTAGTACCGCTTGCACTGACATCCCTAATGTGCGAGGCGTTGATGGTGATGCTAGGTATTGGACTGAAGGTTGCTACGTTGCCAGTCACAGCACTTGGGGTGGGAATTGGCGTTGATTATGCGCTGTATCTGCTTAGTGTTCAGCTTATGCTGCAGCGTGAGGGACACTCTCTCGAGTCAGCCTACGCCTCGGCGTTAAAGTTCACCGGCAAGGTCATTGCACTCATCGGGATCACCCTTGCTGCAGCCGTATTAACCTGGGCTTGGTCGCCAATCAAATTCCAGGCTGATATGGGGATTCTTTTGGGCATCATGTTCTTGCTGAACATGGTGGGTGCGCTAGTCCTTATCCCGGCATTGTCGCGCCTAATGCTACGCCGCGTTAGCGGCGGCGTAGCATAATTGTGGTAGCAAGGTCTAATATCCAATTGCCATTGCGCACCGGTAAGCAAGCGTCCTGGAACATTAAGATCAAGCATAGTGTCAGAATGTGAAGTTGTCGCCAATATGCATTGGTTACGCTGCTTGCCCGCCATGCCAATTGCTTTGCCGGATTCGGCGGTGTGCCGCGTCAAGCGCTTTATGACAATATGAAAGCGGCTGTTATCGAGCATGATACTAAAGGTCTGATGGCGTATCAGTATCAGAAAAATTTTCTGGACTTTGCTCGGCATCAGTGCTTCCAGTGTAAATTGTGCCAGCCATTTCGCGCTAGGCCGAGGTCGAAGTGAAGCGCATAAACGGCCATCTGCGGTGCAGCAGTTAGGAAGTTCGGTGAACAAATAGGACAGCTATTCAATGGAGTCAGCGGCAAAGTTGCGTCAACAGCTCGGATGCAACTTTGCGATCTCTACTTTGCCTGAATGCGTTTAGTACCTGGCGAGCGACGGCGTTTACGGACCGCTCTTAAACCAACGCGGAGCAATTCTGCAAGCTCATGAGGAGCCGAACTTCGGTCTTGTGGCGTCAATAAGTCAAGCCACTTGGGTAACCATTGGAAGACTGCGGGATAGACGGCAATGATCGCACGAGTATGCAATTGGCGTACTGTCCCCTCCCTCTGGCCGTCAGCATATACTTGCAGATAGCGCTCCATTAAGAGCACCGCAGAAGCGTTGATTTGCTCTCTTACTGGATCCGGTAGTGATTCAAATCCAGCCACTGGTGCGAGAGGCGCTATATCTTCCCTAATGCTCGCTGCAGCGACAGCGTGCGACGCGGCACAGATGGCTGCAATTTTTGAGCCGTCATACGCAAGGAGGCTTTGACTAAGCCGTTCATAAATTCTGAAAGCACGACGGTAGCACTCTACGACGAGAGTTTCCTTATCACCCACATTATGGTAGATCACCTTCTTCGTTACGCCGATTCGGTCAGCGATTTCCTCAAGTGAGGTAGCGTCAATACCCTTTAGATTAAACAGCCAAGACGCAGATGCCAGCAGAGCCTCTTGCCTTGCAGCGGCAAGTGCCTCGGCATTGAAAATATGATCGATAGGTACATCATTCGACGATAAGTCAAGCGAATGATAGCTCACCGTCGCATTCCGGTCCTCTGCTATGCCGTCAATAAGAATTTCCTTAATAGCATCAAGCATATCTTGGCGCGAGAGAGGTTCACTTGAGCGCCATCGTTGGGCCGTGGGAAGCCATGACACTAACCCTAGAATTGCTTGTGCCACGATAGAGGCGTTGCAGGGGCGTAGTTCATCGCGCTCTACGCCCCCCCTGAGAATGGTGACAAGGTTTGCCCAAAGAGCCTCATAGAGGCCGGAAATGGTGCTCCGTTGGTCTGTGCGAAGAAACGCAACCTCGCTTAAAGAAGCAAACTCAGGCTGAGATTCATCCAGCAAGCCGTCAACAAACGACTCAATGATTTTTATCGCACTGCCGCCTTTATGTACCGCTTCGCTCAACCAGCGAGCCATGATCTCGCAAGTGCGTCGATAACTTTGGAACACTAAGTCTTCTTGATCTTCGAAATAGTGGTATAGCGCTGCACGCGACACACCGACACGTGTTGCAATTTTGGGCAGAGACGTATGTGAAACACCATGGCTGTTAAGTATTTTCGCTGCTTCTTCAAGCACGCGAGAGTGCTGGACGCCTTGCGTTAATCGAGTCTTTGTAGATTGCGTCACCATGGATGGGCCTAGTACTAGCGTATATCGTTATAAGAAGGACCAATGGCCTTGCCGGCATATTGGGCTGAGTTCAAAATTCTAACGGAATACATGCGTGTTGACGTAAAAAAGCACAGGGAACTGTTCGATTTGATATGAATTTTTGTGGGAATCATAGGACATGCTTACCAACTAAAGGATCATTTAGCCAAGCTTCTAGAAGCAACCGATGTAGCCGTCATGCGACCACGCTGGCGGCGGTGCTTCCACGTGCGCATGCAGTGCAGAAGGTGATGCATATGCTTTGCAGACGCAACTTCCCATTACTGTATTGTTTGCCGACATGCTGGGAACGGCATTCAAGGCTGGTATCGGGGCAAGCGCCTGCACGGCAGCGATGAAGACGCCGCATCCGATCGCGTGATGCCAACAATGTCTGCACGCGTCAAATATTGTGCACGGTGGCAGCGCTCAATCTTGAGCAGCTCCGTGTGGATCGCCACCATGCATGCACGTACCAGTTCAGTGTCAGCCAGCAACAGGCACGCCGTCCAAACAAGCCCAGCTGCACTTCCTTGCCCCGGTTCTTGAATTCGCCACGTCCCTAGTAAAGCTGCTCGTATAGTTTCTCGACACGGTTATGGAGCAGGTGGGGAATGACACGCCTTCGATAGGCCATCGTTCTACCTGCATAACGAAACTGACCAGTGAGGCGCTGCAGAATGCCTTTATAACGACCAGTCAAGTGCTGAGCTGTTTTGCAAGCTACTGACCAGTTCGACGCTCCATTGCTCGGTGCAAGTGAGTGACGTCGGGTGGCTGAGCTAAAAAGGGCACCCTCGTTCAGACAAACGTCGGGAAAGGGCTGGCACGGGGAACTACGCCTGACCAGCACCCACTGCACGCTAACTAGGCCAAGGTCGGGCGTAACACATGCCATCAGATACTTTCGATAGAGCGCGTGCATCGACATTTAATAATAGTTGCCGTAACTACAGTAGCCGCGCTGCATCTTTGTTGCTGGGATCCCGCAGCCCGGCTTATGTAACGCCGTGGCGCGTTAAAAAGAGTCAGTGGTCTGGTACGACACCCACTAACCGAGAAGGGGCGATTCGGTGCGGTTTGCATATGGGTGCAAATACGCACCAATTCGTTGACTCTTGCTTTTATGTATGAGAGACTAAATGCACTCAAACGTAAACGCGTAGCCGCGGAATATTAAGGAGACAAAAATGGCATCTGGGCATGACAAATTTCAAACGGACATAGCACCGGCGACGGGAAGCATCGAAGACAAAACACTGCGTGAGAAGTACAAGACTGAACGGGAAAAGCGTTTGCGCGTCGGGGGAAATGCGCAGTATCGCTCTACTGAGGGGGAACTCGCAAACTACCTTGAAGATCCGTTCATCGATCGCGAACTAGAGCGAAATCCGATTACCAGGGACGTCGATGTCCTGGTGATTGGCGGGGGATTCGGCGGGCTCATGGCAGCCGCACGCTTGCACGAGTCAGGTGTGACAAACTTTATGATTATCGAAAAAGGCAGTGACTTCGGCGGCACATGGTACTGGAATCGCTATCCTGGTGCAGCCTGTGATATCGAGTCCTACATATATCTCCCACTGCTTGATGAACTTGGTTACGTGCCTGTCGAGAAGTATTCACGCGGCCCGGAGATTTTCGAGCACTCGCGTGCAATTGGACGGAAGTACGACCTTTATCGGCGCGCACGTTTCGGAACCGAGGTAAAAGAGTTGCGTTGGGATGACGACAGTGCGCTTTGGGTAGTCTCAACCAATCGCGGGGACACAATATGCGCCCGTTTCGTCTGCATGTCGACTGGCCCCTTGCAGCGGCCAAAGCTGCCTAATATTCCTGGAATTACGTCTTTTGAAGGACACTCGTTTCACACCAGCCGTTGGGACTACACCTACACCGGAGGCGACGCCAGCGGCGGGTTAAAGGGACTTACCGACAAACGGGTCGGCATCATCGGTACCGGCGCAACCGCCGTACAGTGCATCCCTCATCTTGGCAAGTGGGCAAAACATTTATATGTGTTCCAGCGGACGCCTGTCTCTGTAGCTCCTAGAGGGAACTGTCCAACAGACCTTGAATGGGCAAAGTCGCTGAAGCCCGGTTGGCAAAAGCAGCGTATGGATAACTTCAACGCTATTGTATGCGGCGAGAAACAAAGCGAAGATTTGGTTGCCGATGGGTGGACATCAATTTTCTCCACAATCGGGGTTGAACTCGCCGGTCATGGAGAGTTAGCCGAACAAAGGCAGCTTGCAGATTTCCAGTACATGGAGGAAGTCCGTGCACGCATTGATGCCGTCGTCAAAGACCTTGGAACTGCTGCGGCACTGAAACCCTATTACAACGTCATGTGTAAGCGCCCGGCCTTCCATGATACCTACCTAGAAACCTTCAACCGTCCAAACGTAACCCTGGTCGACACTCAGGGAAATGGTGTTGAGCGGGTAACAAAGGACGGCATTATTGCGAACGGTACCGAGTATAAGATTGATTGCCTGATTTACTCAACTGGGTTTGAATTTCAAACAGATTTTGAGCATCGCAATGGCTTCAAAATCTATGGCCGGAATGGAAAGAGCCTTGGTGAGAAGTGGAAGGATGGTCTCTCCACCCTATGGGGCTATCACACTCGCGATTTTCCAAATTGTTTCATCATGGGAAACGGCCAAGGTGCCAATACGCCAAACTTCACGCATATGTTGAATGTGGGCAGTCAACACATTGCTTACATTGTCAAGCATTGCATAGATAACCGACTCAGAGCGATTGAACCGACAGAACAGGCGGAGCAGGCGTGGGTCGAACATGTGATGTCATTCGCGGGCATCCGGCAAAAATACGATCTTGAATGCACGCCCAGCTACTACAACAACGAAGGCATGCCTTCTGATATCACTTCAACCCGCAACAATTTCTATATGGGAGGTGCTTTCACCTTCATCAAATTGCTCGAAGACTGGCGCCTCAAAGGGAACTTTGATCTGTTTGATCGAGAGAAGGACGATAAGTCGCTACAACGATCTGCCGAGAAAAGGCAACTGCGAGGTTAATGCTGAATTATCAGTCGTTTACAACCTTTTAAATAGGAGACGAAATGAATAATGCAATGCTTGAAATCGAGAAATTTAAAGCGGCTTGGGTAGCTCAAGCCCTCGAACAGGCGAAGTCACCGCCGAGCCTGGACGACCAGCGACGATCCTTCGATGCATTGATGGGGGCGGTTCCTATTGCAGACAACTGTGAAGTGAGTAGTATCACCTCCGGTGGCGTACGTGGCGAGATTATCGTCCCGAGAGACGCCGACCTGTCAAAAGCGCTTGTTTATCACCATGGAGGCGGATTCACTTTCGGTAGTGTACTCAGCCACCGGCATCTAGTTTCGCGGCTGGCGAAAGCCGCTGGCGTAGTCGCATACAACATGGAGTATCGTCTTGCTCCAGAAACGCCATATCCAGGCGCAATCGAGGATGCGCTGCAAACGTATCATTTCATGAAAACCGAAGGGTTTGCGCCATGCAGGATGGTATTCGCGGGAGAGTCCGCAGGAGGGAACCTCACGGCCTCGCTCCTGCTAAAGATTCGCGAACTTGGACTCGAGCAGCCAGCAGGCGCATATCTCCTAAGCCCTTGGCTGGATCTGACGCAGAGCGGC
This window encodes:
- a CDS encoding alpha/beta hydrolase, translating into MNNAMLEIEKFKAAWVAQALEQAKSPPSLDDQRRSFDALMGAVPIADNCEVSSITSGGVRGEIIVPRDADLSKALVYHHGGGFTFGSVLSHRHLVSRLAKAAGVVAYNMEYRLAPETPYPGAIEDALQTYHFMKTEGFAPCRMVFAGESAGGNLTASLLLKIRELGLEQPAGAYLLSPWLDLTQSGDTYQERAAYDPMLTRPALDFCSQAYRAGKDATDPMISPLNAQLSGLPSMFIQVGTDEVLLSDSLEFARRAALAGLDVRLHVWQDMVHAWPLFHTSLPSAGLAAIDEAGAWIAERLRER
- a CDS encoding flavin-containing monooxygenase: MASGHDKFQTDIAPATGSIEDKTLREKYKTEREKRLRVGGNAQYRSTEGELANYLEDPFIDRELERNPITRDVDVLVIGGGFGGLMAAARLHESGVTNFMIIEKGSDFGGTWYWNRYPGAACDIESYIYLPLLDELGYVPVEKYSRGPEIFEHSRAIGRKYDLYRRARFGTEVKELRWDDDSALWVVSTNRGDTICARFVCMSTGPLQRPKLPNIPGITSFEGHSFHTSRWDYTYTGGDASGGLKGLTDKRVGIIGTGATAVQCIPHLGKWAKHLYVFQRTPVSVAPRGNCPTDLEWAKSLKPGWQKQRMDNFNAIVCGEKQSEDLVADGWTSIFSTIGVELAGHGELAEQRQLADFQYMEEVRARIDAVVKDLGTAAALKPYYNVMCKRPAFHDTYLETFNRPNVTLVDTQGNGVERVTKDGIIANGTEYKIDCLIYSTGFEFQTDFEHRNGFKIYGRNGKSLGEKWKDGLSTLWGYHTRDFPNCFIMGNGQGANTPNFTHMLNVGSQHIAYIVKHCIDNRLRAIEPTEQAEQAWVEHVMSFAGIRQKYDLECTPSYYNNEGMPSDITSTRNNFYMGGAFTFIKLLEDWRLKGNFDLFDREKDDKSLQRSAEKRQLRG
- a CDS encoding TetR/AcrR family transcriptional regulator, which encodes MVTQSTKTRLTQGVQHSRVLEEAAKILNSHGVSHTSLPKIATRVGVSRAALYHYFEDQEDLVFQSYRRTCEIMARWLSEAVHKGGSAIKIIESFVDGLLDESQPEFASLSEVAFLRTDQRSTISGLYEALWANLVTILRGGVERDELRPCNASIVAQAILGLVSWLPTAQRWRSSEPLSRQDMLDAIKEILIDGIAEDRNATVSYHSLDLSSNDVPIDHIFNAEALAAARQEALLASASWLFNLKGIDATSLEEIADRIGVTKKVIYHNVGDKETLVVECYRRAFRIYERLSQSLLAYDGSKIAAICAASHAVAAASIREDIAPLAPVAGFESLPDPVREQINASAVLLMERYLQVYADGQREGTVRQLHTRAIIAVYPAVFQWLPKWLDLLTPQDRSSAPHELAELLRVGLRAVRKRRRSPGTKRIQAK
- a CDS encoding efflux RND transporter permease subunit, yielding MAHIPTPTTSQKVIARVEDFDVRSGTLLERLIFNHRRMLIGVLMLLTLVFSFGVFKLHITASFENMMPRSSEFIRNYMDNAGALRGLGNSVRVVVENTSGDVYNETYLKTLQKINDSMYAIPGVDRSFVKSLWMPLVRWAEVTPDGFQGGPVMPEDYNGSSDSLERLRTNVGKAGLVGSLVASDQRSSMIFLPLMDRYADTGLPLDMKDVWSRIEDIRATHAGDGVNIYVIGFAQLVGDLIDGLFQVATYFIIAALIAIAIIYLYTRCARSTMLVVACSLVAVTWQLGIMGLVGLDLDPYSILVPFLVFAIGISHGAQKMNGVMQDIGRGTHKYVAARYTFRRLFVAGLTALLADVVGFAVLLLIDIPVIRGLALAASLGVAVLVFTNLVLLPVLLSYTGVSPAAARLSLVENEQHPFVRLFVPFTRPIGGRIALGIATVVAMASFMVSLQLKIGDLDPGAPELRSDSRYNRDNAYVTSHYQLSTDQFAVMVRTAPGGINDYKTVLEMDRLEELLRDLPGVQITTSVSSLARAYTAAGFEGDPRWMTLSRDPFTMTDVINNVYVSNPELVNGERSVAPIVAFLVDHKAETLQRVVDVVQSFALTHNNSERRFLLAAGSSGIEAATNIAVAKANRIMLLLVYASVVALCFITFRSWRAVVVAVVPLALTSLMCEALMVMLGIGLKVATLPVTALGVGIGVDYALYLLSVQLMLQREGHSLESAYASALKFTGKVIALIGITLAAAVLTWAWSPIKFQADMGILLGIMFLLNMVGALVLIPALSRLMLRRVSGGVA